A region of the Salvelinus alpinus chromosome 24, SLU_Salpinus.1, whole genome shotgun sequence genome:
gcagtggtaaggattcactccattgtgctgaaaagaaagctttGCTGTTGGgatagctttatgtaggccctaacagtttgtgggcaccgtttgtcaccgttatagtgcaattaatgtattgtttagtgttgtgtagtggctttgctggcatgcatcttaattttttgttgttgagtgtgCCCCACCAAGActgacatgctaaaatcgccactggtggTAAGTAGGATAGAGTTCAGGGAAAAACTTGGGGGAATTCGTGTTCCAGAAGAAGATAAGTCATTAATTATAAACTACTACtactgagtggtgcagcggtcaagggcactgcatctcactgccttcgaaagtcactgcatctcagtgctagaggtgtcactacagatcctagttcaatcccgggctgtatcacaaccggcagtgatcGGTAGTCCCatacggcacacaattggcctagtgttgtctgggttaagggagggtttggccagggtaggtcgtcattgtaaaataagaatttgttcttaactgacttgcctcgttaaataattgtatttttattttaaaaaagatTAACTGGATGGTCATGATTAGAGCCTGGCATTATTTTTCGGGTCATGGGTAACTGCATAAATGGAGTGTGTCTGTAAGTGGCCGTGTCAACAGAAGTGGGAGGATCAAGAGAAGTGGGTGTATGGAAAGCGAATCAGCTAATTGGGCAGATTTGTTGTCACTCAAGACCGTTTGTGGCGTGGCTGATTGGTCTGCATGACTAGTCGATTGTTGAAAACTGTAGCATTTTTAGCtcagcctaaccctaacctactaCGTTAGATCTCTTAGcctgatatgtaaacattaagctACTCATCACTGTTGAttcagccattttgttgctgtttttgtgttacacccatcgctgttgatcCACCAACTTCTTTTGCAACGCCAACTTTCAGACACTCCAagcaaatatttttttacaactaACCTCATTGTTCTACCTGTGCTCCAAATACCCAGTTACCCACACTTGTCAATTTCAGCAGATCTGGGCCACGAGTGCCAACTGCGTAGTACGCAGCATTGATGTCCTCGAACATGCCAGCTGTGTCGCACGCGCTTTTACGACAGCGTACGACAGACTTCACTCCCACACGGCATTTGCATTGCACGTGTGTTTCTAGCTAGTTTCGAGTCAACATGGCCAAGTCAAAAGCTACACGAAAGAGTGGAGAAACTATGAAGATGACAAGGTTTGTGCACTGAACTCACATTTTCAATAACTCGGGCCTCTACTGATATTCTTTACAGTGCGACTAATTAATTGAAATGAAAGGTCGAGAGCCACTGATGGTGCCAAATACACAAAATTACGTTAAGTAGCTAACCTTTGCGTTTTAACTAGCTACCTGGTTCACCAAAGGAAAAcgttacctgcccgaatgcatagtaccaactgtaaagtttggtggaggaagaataatggtctgggctgttttcatggttggggctatgccccttagttccagtgaaggaaaaccttaacgctacagcatacaatgatattagCCAAATCGCTAATTTTAGCTAACTAACGTGATTTGGTGTATTTGGCACCATCAGTGGCTCTCGACCTTTAATTTCAAGTAATTAGTCGCACTTATTTCTTACACTACAtgaggtatgtggacacctgctcttcgaacatctcataccaaaatcatgggcattactaTGGAGttcgaatcaaattttattggtcacatacacgtgattagcagatgttattccgggtgtagcgaaatgcttgtgcttctagctccgacagtgcagtagtatctaacaagtaatatctaacaaattgcACAACATACCCaaaaatctaagtaggaatgaattaagactatatgtCTATGGACGCGCGATGTCAGAGCAGAACGGACTAAaattcagtagaatagaatacagtatatacatatgtgatgagtaatgcaagatatgtaaacaaaggctcccccctttgctgctataacaacctccacacTTTTCCTGGCAtacaccaaacccagattagtctgttggactgccagatggtgaagcgtgattatcactccagagaacttatttccactgctccagagtccaatggcagcaagctttacaccactccagctgacgcttgggattgcgcatggtgatcgcttggccatggaaacccatttcatgcagCCCcggatgaacagttcttgtgcagatgttgcttccagagtcagtttggaaATCGAtagcgagtgttgcaaccgaggaccgacaatttttacgcactacacacTTCTGCActcggtggtcctgttctgtgagcttgtgtggcctaccgcttCGCGCCTGAGCTGCTGTTGctctagacatttccacttcacaataacagcacttacagttgaccggggcagctctagcagagcagaaatttgacaagCTGAGTTGTTCCAtcatatgacggtgccacgttgaaagtcactgggctcttcagtacggccattctactgccaatgtttgtctatggagatcgcatggctcTGTGCTTGATTATTAtaacctgtcagcaacaggtgtggctgaaatagctagaTCCACTAAttcgaaggggtgtccacatacgtgtGTGTGCTAACTACACGTTGCACAGAACTCCAGGGGCTAATGATGATGGTCTTTGGTAGATTAGTCAAATATTGATGGAATAAAAAGATAACTAAGTGCAAAGTAACAGGTAGCTCTTTTGTCCCCCACTCCAGTTCCCGTGAGATGGTGGTCCAGGGGATGGATGACGAGGATGATGAGGAGCTTCAACGGGCACTGGCAGATGACAACATTAGTGCTAGTGAGGATGAGGtaggatacacacacatacacacacacacctgcagtaATTATCTTGAGCAATAATAAGTAGCTTATCTGTCTATTTGGAATTTTTGAAACATGCAGGAAGAACACGAAAGAGGAGGTCACTATATTGAGAATCAGTATGAGCTGACTTTTCAAAGCACATGAATTCTGGATTGGTCGGTTCATTTTGGGTACAGTGTAGTGCTCTATACTGACCTTTTTTACAAGGAGCATGTTTGCTCCTAAGTTGAAAATGTAGGCATACAGAAATACATTTAGGAGTATGCAAAAAATGTCTACAGGTAATAACGCTAGAATCCTTCATTTTCTCACTCACTGGTGCTCATAAATGAAAATTCCAGATCGCACTGCAAAATATTTACGTGCATATGTGAGTACAATGGACGAATGTAGGGCCCTGCTGTTTGTTTTGTCTGATACAGGGAGGCAGTGATGATGAGAGGAAACACTGCAAGCTGCTGGAGGCCATCAGCTCGCTTGGGGGGAAGAAGAGGTGAGAGATGTCAGAAAATTGTGCTGCTATAGTACCTTCCTAGATGAGTTGGGCTTCTGGAGTTATACAGGAGAAATGAGGACTGGCAAACTTGGCCCACCAACTCATTATATTATTCACCAGTATGTAATGTTACATTTTTACTTGTATTGCTTTTGTAGTCATGTTTGATCCATTTCTTTGTCTGATGTGCATTGTTTTCACGATCAGGAAGAAGCTTACTGAACGGTCTGAAGCAAGCATTCAGGTGTCAGAATTCACAGTCAATGCTGAAGGTAAATGATGCTAAATGTACCTGATTTACTTATTTGAAAATGCCTTGTGCTTTTATCAAGGTTTTTTGTCAGTTAGTTTGTGAAAGTTAAATGACAGGATCCAGGAACCGTGATGGAAATCCAAAATGTGTTTGAACAATAAGCTGAGTCTGAACTGTATGTCTGTCCGCGTGTCATGACTGACAGGTGAAGGAGACAAAATAAATTTGTCTGACCTCATTGGAACCTTGGATAAGACCCCCAGTGCCTTAATCAAGACGAAGAAGCAGCTGAAGAACCTTCAACACAACCAGAGCACCCTGGAGACGCCCCTGACCAGGAAGGAGACAGAAAAGGTAAGACCACCGACAGGGGCAGGATGTCTAGTCTTGAATGCAGGCCACTGTTCACGACTCAGAGGATTGAACAAATATTCTTGTACAGATCCAAAGAGAAGTGGCTTTTGAGAAAACGTCAAAAGAGGTGTCTCGCTGGCAGAGTGTGGTCCTACAGAACCAGAAGGCAGAGCAGCTGGTCTTCCCACTGAACCAGGAGCCCTCTGGCCCCAAACGCATAGAGCAGGTGGTGGCTGGATGGAAGGTGGGTGTAAAAATATCCTTTTGAGTTTTCTGTTTGTGTAACATGATTATAAACTAATTTCAGATTCATATTTTATGTTCAAGGCCCAAACCCCCCTAGAACAGGAGATATTCAGCCTCCTACGCATGAACAAGCAGCCTCTCCATGACCCTGTCTTGACGCCCACTGAGGAGGCTTCTCTCAGGGCCATGAGTCTGGAGGAGGTGAGTCCCCGCCTCAAGCATGACATCCAGTATGTGGTCAGATGTGTAAAATAAGCTGAAtatggtgtgttagtgctgggcaaGGACAAAGGCCTGCACGCACTACTGATATTGACTTCATTCTGTATGTGGACAAAACGGACAATGTACTGAAAAACAACAATGTACAAATTGGGGAGTTTTTCTAAATGGTTCTTGGTTGTCACATATCTACAACCAATATATAatacattattacatttttttgcagGCCAAGATCCGTCGGGCAGAACTCCAAAAAACCAGAGTACTACAGTCTTATTATGAAGCGAAAGCCAAAAgggaaaaaaaaataaaaagcaaaaAGTGAGGGTTTGATATCCTTACCATGTAGTTCCCTATATTAATGAGAGTTTGATATATCCTTATCATGTAGTTCCCTATATTAATGAGGGTTTGATATATCCATATCATGTAGTTGCCTATATTAATGAGGGTTTGATATATCCTTACCATGTAGTTCCCTATATTAATGAGGGTTTGATATATACGTACCATGTATTACATACCCTGTATTAACGAGGGCTTGACGCTTTATTTATTTTGCACTACAAAAGTGAACTGTTGTATTGATTTTCCTAAATTGTGCGGTGATAAGAAATTCCTAACTTCTGTAGCTGTAAATTCTGCTGGAGGATGAGCAATGCGAAGTAAAAGGAAATGAGCTGATCCAGGAGGAGGTTTATTAACTGAGATGGTGGAAGGAAGGTGGCATGTGATTGCTGTAACATCACTGCAAGGGAACATCAGAGGCACTACATGATGAATAACATTCCCATTTCTTCCCCAGATACCACAGGGTACAGAAGAAAGTGATGCGTAAGGAGtatctaaaacagtttgatgaaATGGTTAAGACAGACCCTGCTGCTGCCTTGGAGGAACTGAAGAAGATGGAACTGTCAAGAATGAAGGTAGTAGGCTTTGTGAGACCTTTacatgagaggagagagtgatggaaACAACTTGAAAGAACCTAAGAATAAACTGTGATTATTAGCATTAAACCTGCTTATTTTTTCTGTTTCATCTCTATTCCCACAGGAACGAATGTCTCTGAAGCACCAGAACAGTGGCAAATGGGCCAAGTCCAAGGCCATCATGGCAAAATATGATGATGGGGTAATGTGCTTTTAAACTGTTTTTAGATGTTTGTTTAAAAGATATTACGCTACCAGTCGCAATATTTTATtagcaaaaaatattttaaatgtaTTGGGCAGTTTGAGAGAACCAGTGTTTTCAGAAAAGAGCGGTATCATATGGAGAAGAAATTTATCAAAATGTTTAAAATATAAGTAGTGTCACAAAGATACCAATATTTTTTTCGTGGCTAAAATCAATATAATCTGCACATGAGAAAATGCAAAGatggtgtgcatgtaaacatgcTAACTGTGGTCAAACGGTAATATTGTTTATACTACTCTTTATCAATCTTACATAATGTAATCAGTCACCAAAGTTGATGGCAATTTCATTTCTAGTTTAAAATTATGTTGTTTTTTCattaaaaagtgtgtgtgtgagggctgacctctgacctgtcaAATATGGAGCCCTCTCCAGCTCTGTGGGCACTGCTTTTGCCAGAAGGATCCCAGCTGAGGAAGCCCTAATATGGATGCTGTGCTTTTAATCTGCACAAACTGAGCCGTAAAATACAACTCACAAATATGGAATGGCAGTCAAAATGTAATGGCAGTTTCAAATATGTAAAATGCAGGTCACAAAAGTAATCTGTGGAGTCACAAATGTCACATTCACAAAAACATATTCGACCACGTGTTTGTAAAATGTGCTGTATTAACCAGAAAAAAGCTATCTTGCATTTATTTGCTAATCTGTTTTCGTTAATGATGACTCCTTGGCTTTTGGATCATGACATACTGTGAAactacaatgaacaaaaatataaacacaacatgtaaagtgttggtcccatgtttcaaaaAATTTCCATATGCCTTTGAAAGCTTAATtctttcaaatgttgtgcacaaattagtttacgaccctgttcgtgagcatttctcctttgtcaagatatgtcacacctgtcaggtggatggactatcaagaagctgattaaacagcatgatcattacacaggtgcaccttgtgctggggacaataaaaggccactctagcatgcaattggcatgttgacaggaatgtccaccagagttgttgctagagaatttaatgttaaccggagcccctcgccaacagccaatgatattgcagggcgccaaattcaatcaacagaaatctcataattcaaatttctcaaacatacaagtattagacaccattttaaagataaaattctcgttaatccaaccacagtttccgatttcaaaaaagcttttcggcaaaagcagaacatcattatgttaggtcagcaactagtcacagaaagcatacagcaattttccaaccaatggaaggagtcacaaaaagcagaaatggagagaattaatcactaacctttgatattcttcatcagatgacactcccgggacaacatgttacacaatacatgtatgttttgttcgataaagttcatatttatatccaaaaacctcagtttacatttggctttgcctccaaaacatcccgtgaatttgcacagagccacatcaatttacagaaatactcataataaacattgataaaagatacaagtgttattcacagatttaaagatatacttctccttaatgcaaccgctgtgtcagatttcaaatcaactttacggaaaaagcaaaccatgcaataatctgagtacggcgctcagagaccaacacaacccaaaaagatatccgccgtGTTGGAGTCAGCATaaatcagaaatagcattataaatattcgcttacctttgatcttcatcagaatgcactcccaggaatcccagtccCACAAATGTTTGaattgttccataaagtccatcatttatatcCAAATGACTCCTTTTGGTTCGCGCggtcagtacacaatctaaactcacgacgcgtgggcaggtccaggcaaaagttcagccgaaaagtcatattacagttcatagaaacatgtcaaacgaagtatagaatcaatctttagggtgttattaacataaatcttcaataatgttccaaccggagaattcctttgtcttcagaaatgcaatggaactcaagctaactctcacatgaacgtgcatggtcagctcgtggcactctgggagagaccttactcaatcccctctcagcatcaaacaaggttctaaagactgttgacatctagtggatgcCTTAGGAAGTGCGAAattaccccatagacactgtgtattcgataggccaagagttgaaaaactacaaacctcagatttcccatttccttgttggatttttctcaggttttcacctgctatatgagttctgttatactcagacatcattcaaacagttttagaaacttcagtgtgttttctatcccaatataataatatgcatatattagcaactgggactgagtagcaggcagtttactctgggcacgcttttcatccaaatgtgaaaatgctgccccctagccataagaagttaatttctctaccataagatgTTGGAGGCGACGTTTTATAGAATTTAGCGGTATGTCCAACCGCAGAgcatgtgtatggcgttgtgtcggcgagcggttttctgaattcaccgttgtgaacagagtgccccatggtggcggtggggtatgggcaggcataagctacggacaacgaacacaattgcattttatttattttatttttacccctttttctccctaatttcgtggtatccaattggtagttagtcatgtttcatcgctgcaactcccgtatggactcgggagaggcgaaggtcgagagtcgtgcatcctccgaaacacaagccgcactgcttcttgacacaatgcccacttaacctggaagccagccgcaccaatgtgtcggaggaaaccctgtacacctggcgaccatgtcagcatgcactgcgcccggcccgccacaggagtagcTAGTgcacaaggacatccctgccggcctaaCCCggaacaacgctgggccaattgtgcgccgccccatgggtcttcccgtcgcggccggctgcgacaccgCCTAGACTCGagcccagaatctctagtggcacagcttcactatgatgcagtgccttagactacgGCGCCAATTGGGAGgcaacaattgcattttatcgatggcaatttgaatgtacagcaatcctgatcctgaggcccattgttgtgcctttaatccaccgccatcacctcatgtttcagcatgataatgcacggccccatatcgcagggatctgtacacaattcatgggacctgaaaatgtcccagttcttccatggcctgcatactcaccagacatgtcaccaattgagaatgtttgggatgctctggatagacgtgtacgacagtgtggtccagttcccgccaatatccagcaacttcgcacttCCATTGAagagtgagacaacattccacgggccacaatcaacagcctgatcaactctatgcaaaagagatgtcgtgctgcatgaagcaaatggtggtcacaccagatactgactggttttctgatccacgcccataCTTCTTTTTAAAGGTATATGTgacaaacagatgcatatctgtataagggcctaatgaatttatatcaattgactgattttccttttcatgaactgtaactcggtaaaaatctttgaaattgttgtatgatgcgtttatatttttgttcaatgtgtATATACGGGCaaatttacagacagatttttatTTAAAAGTTGCATTCTATATTTGAAATATATCGCCATAGGTATGTGTCATGAGACAGAAATAAATTGGAGACTAATTTGGTTTCTCTTTGTCCCCAGGCTCGAAAAGCCATGCAAATACAGCTGGAAGTGAACAAAGATCTGACCCAGAAGTTGGTAATCCCTGCTGACgaagatgaggaggatgaagaggagtcAGCAGAGACCTTGCCAGACTTTGTGAATGACGTAGAGCCCATACtggaccaggtgaatccatggATGAGAGGCAAGCTTTCTACAGAGCCTATGATGCAGGAGGAAAGCAACCGTTTAGATCCTCCTGTTTGGCCCAGAGAAGTGGGGAAACCAGGGGAAGGATGGGACGaccaagaggaggatgaggagcagATGGAGGAAACTGAAGAAGAATCACTTTTAAGAGGGTTTGAGGAGAGGCGGAAATTGCGTCAAACTGAAGATGTTGAGGTTGCACCTATGTCTATGGAGGAGAATGACGGTAAGGTGATTGATATAGTGTGTCACAATGTAGCATCAGGTCTTTGCAGATTAGTTTCTTATCGTGATCAGGAGTGAAATGACATTGGGACAAGTTCCCGgttttgtg
Encoded here:
- the LOC139551824 gene encoding U3 small nucleolar RNA-associated protein 14 homolog A, with protein sequence MAKSKATRKSGETMKMTSSREMVVQGMDDEDDEELQRALADDNISASEDEGGSDDERKHCKLLEAISSLGGKKRKKLTERSEASIQVSEFTVNAEGEGDKINLSDLIGTLDKTPSALIKTKKQLKNLQHNQSTLETPLTRKETEKIQREVAFEKTSKEVSRWQSVVLQNQKAEQLVFPLNQEPSGPKRIEQVVAGWKAQTPLEQEIFSLLRMNKQPLHDPVLTPTEEASLRAMSLEEAKIRRAELQKTRVLQSYYEAKAKREKKIKSKKYHRVQKKVMRKEYLKQFDEMVKTDPAAALEELKKMELSRMKERMSLKHQNSGKWAKSKAIMAKYDDGARKAMQIQLEVNKDLTQKLVIPADEDEEDEEESAETLPDFVNDVEPILDQVNPWMRGKLSTEPMMQEESNRLDPPVWPREVGKPGEGWDDQEEDEEQMEETEEESLLRGFEERRKLRQTEDVEVAPMSMEENDDEKKAEILDISDDDEEAVEISDGEEAVEISDGEEAVEISDDEEAGLSNFTSLFHGLVKNHMEPPADQPKASPGAGQEESPALLEEGLVRVRTLEDVELLSQDISASDTALLTTQTPGTEETDTQSATQQADKKRKRKKMIDPNEVLTKEAKVIEMPLAPTAIEDVEDKEEQRIIIKEAFAGDDVISDFLKDKRKQEEAGRPKVIDLTLPGWGEWGGLGLQPSRSKRKRFRVKVAPPPPRQDQKLPNIIIAEKRDSSIAAHQVCQLPFPFENPTQFERTIRSPVGHTWNTQNTVQKITAPKVVTQLGAIIEPIAREDLIKNNRQAVTRPSINLESDQGPQKKRCSQQKKKHKRKRN